A stretch of Coccidioides posadasii str. Silveira chromosome 2, complete sequence DNA encodes these proteins:
- a CDS encoding uncharacterized protein (EggNog:ENOG410PH67~COG:S~BUSCO:2140at33183) encodes MEKTRIAKVENVTLSRRGERAKGTLHLTPHHLIFSHIPPAPEGSQDANIPVKPRELWITYPIICFCTFRPATISSRQPSSIRIRCRDFTFVCFFFPNEAQARDAYESIKLWTCKIGRVEKLYAFTYQPPLPERSFNGWDLYNPREEWARLGVGNPDSPSGWRLSAINSDYNFSPTYPCLLPVPTNISDNTINYAGRYRSRARIPVLTYLHPVNNCSITRSSQPLVGVRNNRSIQDEKLLAAIFSTSRQEKSANGTPPSLEHESSNSSLEDQYGVQSDFDFSNAEELEDEVISAVQSAPKEPKPQVYGAQQHNLIVDARPTVNAFAMQAVGLGSENMDNYKFATKVYLGIDNIHVMRDSLNRVIDALKDSDVTSLGPNRDQLARSGWLKHITGLLDGAALIARQVGLQHSHVLIHCSDGWDRTSQLSALSQLCLDPYYRTLEGFMVLVEKDWLSFGHMFRHRSGHLNSEKWFQVENDRIGGDVRGGFGDAGAAGKAIENAFLSAKGFFNRDNVSRDSLGDSDGEIVPLESDSDPRRTIPRSKSPANDVEITKVKETSPVFHQFLDATYQLLYQHPTRFQFNERFLRRLLYHLYACQYGSFLYNSEKERVNSKAKEMTRSVWDYFLARREQFLNPNYDPNIDDNQRGKERLLFPRTNEVRWWSEAFGRQDAEMNVPHARTTSVRGDRAMSSGIRTPVLTGVETADQAIGSGALSKPSLSPAPSSGLAALAAELSGLGFRAGRDGTPGTGTPSVQPKEMEVEMQ; translated from the exons ATGGAAAAGACACGGATTGCTAAG GTGGAAAATGTCACCTTGTCCAGGCGCGGTGAACGGGCTAAAGGCACGCTTCATCTTACTCCCCATCATTTGATATTTTCGCATATTCCTCCTGCCCCAGAAGGATCGCAAGACGCCAATATCCCAGTAAAGCCGCGCGAATTGTGGATCACGTATCCGATTATTTGCTTCTGCACCTTTAGACCGGCAACGATATCCTCCCGCCAGCCGTCGTCGATCCGTATACGATGTCGAGATTTTACATTCGTGTGCTTCTTTTTTCCCAACGAAGCGCAAGCAAGAGATGCGTACGAGAGTATAAAGCTTTGGACGTGTAAAATTGGGCGTGTTGAGAAACTTTACGCCTTCACGTATCAACCTCCCCTGCCTGAGCGAAGCTTCAACGGCTGGGATCTTTACAATCCTCGGGAAGAATGGGCACGCCTAGGAGTTGGAAACCCGGATTCCCCGTCCGGTTGGAGGTTATCGGCTATAAATTCAGATTACAAT TTCTCACCAACCTATCCTTGTTTATTACCTGTTCCCACGAATATATCGGATAATACCATTAATTATGCTGGTCGATATCGCTCGAGAGCTCGAATACCGGTCTTAACCTATTTACATCCCGTAAATAATTGTTCAATCACACGATCGTCACAACCGCTTGTTGGCGTCCGCAATAACCGAAGTATTCAAGACGAGAAGCTCCTCGCTGCGATCTTCTCTACCTccagacaagaaaaatctGCCAACGGGACGCCGCCTTCCCTGGAACATGAATCATCGAACTCGAGCTTAGAAGACCAATATGGTGTTCAGTCTGATTTTGACTTCTCGAACGCGGAAGAATTGGAAGATGAAGTGATATCAGCGGTGCAATCTGCTCCAAAAGAACCAAAACCACAAGTTTACGGTGCCCAGCAACACAATCTCATCGTTGATGCTCGCCCAACAGTGAACGCGTTTGCGATGCAAGCGGTCGGCCTGGGCTCAGAAAATATGGATAATTATAAATTCGCTACAAAAGTTTATTTGGGTATAGACAATATTCATGTCATGCGAGATTCACTTAATAGGGTTATTGATGCCCTGAAAGACTCCGATGTGACATCCTTGGGGCCCAATCGTGACCAGCTCGCGCGCAGCGGATGGTTAAAACATATTACGGGCCTCCTAGACGGTGCTGCGCTAATCGCAAGACAGGTTGGACTGCAGCACTCCCACGTCTTGATACATTGCTCAGATGGATGGGATAGGACAAGCCAGCTTAGTGCGCTCAGCCAATTATGTCTCGACCCTTACTACAGGACACTCGAAGGCTTCATGGTACTTGTTGAGAAAGATTGGCTTTCTTTTGGCCATATGTTCCGCCATAGGTCGGGGCATCTGAATAGCGAAAAGTGGTTTCAAGTTGAGAATGATCGAATTGGTGGTGACGTGAGGGGCGGATTTGGTGACGCCGGTGCTGCGGGAAAAGCAATTGAAAACGCCTTCTTGAGTGCCAAGGGGTTCTTCAACAGGGACAACGTTAGCCGGGATTCATTAGGGGATTCTGACGGAGAAATCGTCCCCTTGGAATCCGACAGTGATCCTAGGAGAACCATCCCACGTTCAAAATCTCCGGCCAACGACGTTGAAATTACCAAAGTTAAGGAGACGAGCCCTGTCTTCCATCAATTTCTCGATGCCACCTACCAGCTACTCTACCAACATCCGACCCGATTCCAGTTCAACGAGCGTTTCCTCAGGAGGCTTCTTTATCATCTCTACGCTTGCCAGTATGGCTCATTTCTTTACAATAGTGAAAAGGAACGTGTGAACTCCAAGGCAAAAGAGATGACGCGGAGTGTATGGGATTACTTCCTCGCGAGAAGGGAGCAGTTCTTGAATCCCAACTATGATCCTAATATTGACGACAACCAGAGAGGCAAGGAGAGATTATTGTTTCCCCGAACTAACGAGGTGAGGTGGTGGAGCGAGGCATTTGGCCGACAAGATGCTGAAATGAATGTACCACATGCGCGGACCACTAGTGTTCGGGGCGACAGAGCCATGTCCAGTGGAATTCGAACGCCAGTCTTGACCGGCGTGGAAACGGCTGATCAGGCGATTGGTAGTGGAGCCTTGAGTAAGCCTTCTTTGAGCCCTGCGCCGTCATCGGGACTTGCCGCATTAGCTGCGGAGCTCTCTGGATTGGGCTTTCGAGCAGGAAGAGACGGGACACCTGGAACAGGGACTCCCTCAGTTCAACCAAAAGAAATGGAGGTAGAGATGCAATAA
- the RPS3 gene encoding 40S ribosomal protein uS3 (BUSCO:370952at4751~EggNog:ENOG410PGWV~COG:J~BUSCO:12557at33183) yields the protein MAAIQGTISKRRKFVADGVFYAELNEFFQRELAEEGYSGVEVRVTPTVTDIIIRATHTQEVLGEQGRRIRELTSLIQKRFKFPENSVSLYAAKVQNRGLSAVAQCESLRYKLLNGLAVRRACYGVLRFIMESGAKGCEVVVSGKLRAARAKSMKFTDGFMIHSGQPAKDFIDSATRHVLLRQGVLGIKVKIMRGSDPEGKSGPQKSLPDSVTIIEPKEEQPVLQPMSQDYGAKAAAAQQAAEQQRLAEQEGQEGAEAAAVPQE from the exons ATGGCTGCTATTCAGGGAACGATTTCCAAGCGCCGCAAGTTCGTGGCTGACGGTGTGTTCTATGCCGAATTGAACGAGTTCTTCCAGCGCGAGCTGGCTGAGGAGGGATACTCCGGTGTCGAAGTCAGAGTTACTCCCACCGTAACCGATATCA TCATCCGCGCTACCCATACCCAGGAAGTTTTGGGTGAGCAAGGTCGCCGCATCCGTGAACTCACCTCCCTCATCCAGAAGCGCTTCAAGTTCCCCGAAAACTCCGTCTCCCTTTATGCCGCCAAGGTCCAGAACCGTGGTCTCTCTGCCGTTGCTCAGTGCGAAAGTTTGCGATACAAGTTGCTCAACGGTTTGGCCGTCCGAAGAGCCTGCTATGGTGTCCTCAGATTCATCATGGAGAGCGGTGCCAAGGGTTGCGAGGTCGTTGTTTCTGGAAAACTGAGAGCTGCTCGTGCCAAGAGCATGAAGTTCACC GATGGTTTCATGATCCACTCCGGTCAACCCGCCAAAGACTTCATTGACAGCGCCACCCGCCACGTTCTCCTCCGTCAAGGTGTGCTCGGTATCAAGGTCAAGATCATGCGCGGTAGCGACCCAGAGGGCAAGTCCGGTCCTCAGAAATCTCTCCCAGACTCCGTCACCATCATCGAGCCCAAGGAGGAGCAGCCTGTCCTCCAACCCATGAGCCAGGACTACGGTGCTAAGGCCGCTGCTGCCCAGCAGGCTGCTGAGCAACAGCGATTGGCCGAGCAGGAAGGTCAAGAAGGCGCAGAAGCTGCCGCTGTCCCCCAGGAGTGA
- the FRS1_1 gene encoding phenylalanine--tRNA ligase subunit beta (EggNog:ENOG410PGUM~COG:J~BUSCO:3073at33183), whose protein sequence is MEITATDKTKVEVVNNIMVAMFSQYTSEPFTIEPIQVVSEHNNETRQVPNIKPRLTQASISYINQCCGLNLSAQEICDLLKKMAYIAKHSKSSADLIDVEVPITRADVLHEADIMEDVAIAYGFNELPRSFPSKSGTIAQPLPVNKLTDIIRTEAAMAGWSEVMPLILCSHDENFAWLNRKDDGNTAVKLANPKTVEFQVVRTSLLPGLLKTIRENKSHTVPMRIFEVSDVAFKDMTLERKSRNERHFAAAWYGRTSGFEVVHGLLDRVMAMLKSAFIVGEEGLDNPDVSGSRYWIEELEDPTYFPGHAASIHVCIGGKEHVIGTFGILHPTVLEKFELKYPVSTLEMNIEVFL, encoded by the exons ATGGAGATCACCGCTACAGATAAGACCAAGGTTGAAGTTGTGAATAACATCATGGTTGCAATGTTCTCCCAATATACGTCAGAGCCGTTCAC GATCGAACCTATCCAGGTTGTATCCGAGCACAACAATGAAACTCGTCAAGTTCCCAACATTAAACCACGTTTAACTCAAGCGAGCATTTCATACATTAACCAGTGCTGTGGTCTAAATCTCTCTGCACAAGAGATCTGCGACCTCCTAAAGAAAATGGCATATATCGCGAAACATTCCAAATCATCAGCAGACCTCATCGACGTCGAAGTACCCATTACTCGTGCAGATGTGCTCCATGAAGCGGACATTATGGAGGATGTCGCTATAGCCTATGGTTTCAACGAGTTGCCAAGATCATTCCCTAGCAAATCCGGAACGATTGCCCAACCCCTGCCTGTAAACAAACTGACAGATATCATTCGGACCGAGGCTGCCATGGCAGGATGGTCCGAAGTCATGCCGTTAATTCTTTGCTCCCATGACGAGAATTTCGCGTGGTTAAATCGCAAGGATGATGGCAATACTGCAGTGAAGCTTGCAAACCCCAAGACCGTGGAGTTCCAGGTGGTTCGGACCAGCCTTCTTCCGGGACTTTTAAAAACCATCCGCGAGAATAAAAGCCACACCGTGCCAATGAGAATCTTTGAAGTAAGCGATGTGGCCTTCAAAGATATGACACTTGAACGCAAGAGTCGAAACGAGAGACATTTCGCTGCTGCTTGGTACGGAAGGACTAGTGGCTTTGAGGTTGTCCATGGTTTGCTCGACAGGGTGATGGCCATGTTGAAGAGTGCATTTATTGTCGGCGAAGAGGGACTTGATAACCCGGACGTCAGCGGTTCGCGATATTGGATTGAAGAACTAGAAG ACCCTACCTACTTCCCAGGACACGCTGCATCAATACACGTCTGTATTGGAGGCAAAGAACATGTCATCGGTACGTTCGGCATTTTGCACCCTACTGTCCTTGAAAAGTTCGAGTTGAAATATCCTGTGAGCACGCTTGAAATGAATATCGAGGTCTTTTTGTAA
- the FRS1_2 gene encoding phenylalanine--tRNA ligase subunit beta (EggNog:ENOG410PGUM~COG:J) produces MPTISVDKAALFKALGQEYTTEQFDELCFEFGLELDEDTSNSERPIVNGVQEPPQLKLDIPANRYDLLCFEGIALMLNIFRGKTVLPNYRLVTPPNGALQTIVVKKETANIRPYISGAVLRNIHFDKARYDSFIALQDKLHQNLARQRTLVSIGTHDLDKLQGPFSYEALPPKDINFVPLNQKTSMNGEELMNFYEASFRQTLLD; encoded by the exons ATGCCCACTATATCCGTGGATAAAGCCGCTTTGTTCAAGGCGCTAGGTCAAGA GTATACGACAGAGCAGTTCGACGAGCTGTGCTTCGAATTTG GTCTTGAATTGGACGAAGAT ACCTCGAACTCTGAGCGGCCAATTGTCAATGGAGTCCAAGAACCCCCTCAGCTAAAACTTGACATCCCCGCGAACCG cTATGACCTCCTATGCTTTGAAGGCATCGCTTTGATGCTAAATATTTTCCGAGGCAAGACCGTATTACCTAACTACCGGCTCGTGACACCACCGAACGGTGCGCTGCAGACAATTGTAGTAAAGAAAGAA ACTGCGAATATTCGGCCGTATATCTCGGGAGCGGTGTTGCGGAATATCCACTTCGACAAAGCCCGCTATGACTCTTTCATTGCTCTACAGGACAAACTGCACCAGAACCTTGCGCGGCAGCGGACGTTGGTGTCCATTGGTACCCATGATCTTGACAAGCTGCAGGGGCCCTTCAGCTACGAAGCTCTTCCCCCGAAGGACATAAACTTTGTGCCCTTGAACCAAAAGACATCCATGAATGGGGAGGAGTTGATGAACTTTTATGAGGCAAGCTTTCGTCAAACCCTACTTGATTAA
- a CDS encoding uncharacterized protein (BUSCO:138833at4751~EggNog:ENOG410PFRF~COG:T~BUSCO:3290at33183), with product MEGQAENDELYPIAVLIDELKHDDVLLRLNAIHRLSTIALALGPERTRDELIPFLDESIEDEDEVLTALSEELGGFVEYVGGPEYAHVLLSPLENLAAIEEPLVREKAVESLNKICEQLSPRQIEEHFIPLTVRLSKVDWFTSKISATGLYCAPYKSASPAHQQAMRQQFGQLVHDDTPMVRRQAANNLAKFVKEMQTPVIIEEMIPLFQYLANDDQDSVRLLTVEILISIAEEIPKEQQSSHGVLLTSLRSLFEDKSWRVRYMVADRFEKIAKAVDDQVVNRDLVPAFVKLLKDTEAEVRTAIAGQIPGFCSLLDRETLLNEIMTSIEDLVSDQSQHVRAALGTQISGLAPILGKEETISHLLPMFLQMLKDDFPDVRLHIISKLELVNKVIGIELLSQSLLPAIVQLAEDKQWRVRLAIIEYIPLLASQLGVKFFDEQLNSLCLGWLGDSVFSIREAATQNLKKLTELFGVDWANESIIPKVVAMGQHPNYLYRMTTCFAISTLAPVITLKMIEGSILPILDRLSKDDIPNIRFNVAKSYAVLIDILQRLPEEGTISELEKSDQAKSPSPRNQSIIQHQILPHLEQLKQDEDVDVRYFATTAAGNYGEAMQTSP from the exons ATGGAAGGCCAAGCCGAAAACGACGAACTCTACCCTATCGCAGTGTTGATCGACGAGCTCAAG CATGATGATGTTTTGCTCCGCTTAAATGCTATCCACAGACTCTCGACGATTGCTTTGGCTCTCGGTCCGGAAAGGACTCGCGACGAGCTGATTCCCTTCCTTGACG AATCCAtagaggatgaggatgaagtCTTGACTGCCCTCAGCGAAGAATTAGGTGGGTTTGTCGAATATGTCGGCGGTCCGGAGTACGCGCACGTTCTCCTCTCTCCTCTCGAAAACTTGGCTGCGATTGAAGAACCACTGGTTCGGGAAAAG GCCGTAGAGTCCCTGAACAAGATATGCGAGCAGTTGTCGCCAAGGCAGATCGAAGAGCACTTTATACCCCTGACCGTCCGCCTTTCAAAAGTAGACTGGTTTACTTCCAAGATATCTGCTACCGGCCTTTACTGCGCCCCGTATAAGTCCGCCTCCCCCGCGCATCAGCAAGCCATGCGTCAACAATTCGGACAGCTGGTTCATGATGATACGCCGATGGTTCGACGTCAAGCGGCCAACAATCTTGCCAAGTTCGTGAAGGAGATGCAAACACCAGTTATTATAGAAGAAATGATTCCTCTTTTTCAATATCTTGCCAACGACGACCAGGATAGCGTCCGGTTGCTTACTGTCGAAATTCTGATCTCAATTGCTGAGGAGATCCCCAAGGAACAGCAGTCAAGTCACGGCGTTCTCCTTACATCGCTTCGGAGTTTGTTTGAGGATAAAAGCTGGAGAGTAAGATATATGGTCGCTGACAGATTCGAGAAG ATTGCGAAAGCTGTCGATGATCAAGTTGTGAATCGTGATTTAGTCCCAGCATTTGTTAAGCTCCTAAAAGATACAGAAGCCGAAGTTCGAACAGCAATAGCAGGGCAAATTCCTG GTTTTTGCTCTCTGCTTGATCGTGAGACACTTTTAAATGAGATCATGACAAGCATAGAAGACCTTGTCTCCGACCAGTCTCAGCATGTTCGTGCAGCATTGGGTACGCAGATCAGTGGATTAGCTCCAATCCTCGGCAAGGAAGA GACTATCTCTCATTTGCTTCCTATGTTTTTGCAAATGCTAAAGGATGATTTCCCTGACGTCCGACTCCACATCATATCAAAATTGGAGTTAGTTAACAAAG TCATTGGTATTGAATTGCTTTCTCAATCCCTTCTGCCTGCAATCGTTCAGTTGGCTGAGGACAAACAATGGCGTGTGCGTTTGGCGATTATCGAATACATTCCCTTGCTGGCCAGCCAGCTTGGCGTTAAATTTTTCGATGAACAACTTAACAGTCTCTGCCTTGGCTGGCTCGGTGACTCTGTGTTCTCGATTCGAGAAGCTGCAACTCAGAACCTCAAAAAACTGACAGAGCTCTTCGGAGTTGACTGGGCAAATGAATCGATCATCCCTAAGGTTGTTGCTATGGGTCAGCATCCGAATTATTTGTACCGAATGACGACCTGTTTTGCCATTAGT ACCCTTGCGCCAGTCATCACTCTCAAAATGATTGAAGGCTCAATCCTGCCAATCTTGGACCGACTCTCCAAAGACGATATTCCAAATATCAGGTTTAACGTAGCAAAGTCGTATGCAGTGCTAATCGACATTCTCCAGCGACTACCGGAAGAGGGCACTATTAGCGAACTCGAAAAATCCGATCAGGCAAAAAGCCCGTCTCCACGAAATCAATCCATCATTCAGCATCAGATCCTTCCCCATCTCGAACAACTTAAGCAGGATGAGGACGTAGATGTGCGATACTTTGCCACTACAGCAGCAGGGAATTACGGAGAAGCCATGCAAACGTCTCCATGA